The Osmia bicornis bicornis chromosome 12, iOsmBic2.1, whole genome shotgun sequence genome includes a region encoding these proteins:
- the LOC114873231 gene encoding F-box only protein 21-like isoform X2 has protein sequence MLVWKEEIKASLSTRRKLIDHLSMMSSKHFRKQELSDVEFKEYNPLFHPEEGAHPLGYYFLVDELMSLIRYPAMASNLTHRYYALKVIRYLKQSHLKNEWQKFISLPAKEQTLEYGATIVAHWSQPERDVSYSSVSSALDNIAQQTKDLLREQYPNHSIFSTPEEQFIQWKNNIIDDNQWSITETKQVTNALCEVLFQKLGFYGNSAMYYSLESSFIDRVLEHKCGIPITLAIVFESVARRLGIRCEPVSFPSHFLLRWKETYGPKSKDKENFYIDVFNGGEFLTKKDCPRIGDSKCPIAKYNVHEPASAVEVITKMASNIETAARQHTQINIRTARLRSALELRYMIEPSDTDIILQLGRIYLLQDMDLTELVKIVENMQKDSELTSRGQANDISQRFKNIQQCHKNLQLEEEVKPKERVPGVKYAIGLIMKHKVLGYLCVITGWDARLVPSPKRMNVWNEMNVDADTFYNVFVDDGSCQYVAQENLQLASNPEWINHHAIGRYFYKFNGTHYVPNEEEAREYPEDEKVRNELLAKHEMSRNTT, from the exons ATGTTGGTTTGGAAGGAGGAGATAAAAGCTAGTCTCAGCACCAGGAGAAAGTTAATTGATCATTTATCTATGATGTCCAGTAAACATTTCAGAAAGCAAGAGTTGTCTGATGTTGAATTTAAAGAATATAATCCTTTGTTTCATCCAGAAGAAGGAGCTCACCCATTAGGTTACTATTTTCTTGTAGATGAACTTATGAGCTTAATCAGATATCCTGCTAT GGCAAGCAATTTAACACACAGATATTATGCTCTCAAAGTTATTCGATATTTGAAACAGAGTCACTTGAAAAACGAGTGGCAAAAGTTTATATCTCTGCCAGCAAAAGAGCAAACCTTAGAATACGGTGCAACTATTGTAGCACATTGGAGTCAGCCAGAAAGAGATGTATCGTACTCATCAGTATCATCAGCCTTAGATAATATTGCACAGCAAACCAAAGACTTACTGAGAGAACAATATCCAAAtcattctatattttcaacTCCAGAAGAGCAGTTTATtcaatggaaaaataatattatagatGACAATCAGTGGAGCATTACAGAAACAAAACAAGTAACAAATGCATTGTGTGAAGTATTATTTCAGAAATTAGGGTTCTATGGGAATAGTGCAATGTATTATTCCTTAGAAAGTTCATTTATAGATCGT GTTTTAGAGCATAAATGCGGGATTCCTATTACTTTAGCAATAGTATTTGAAAGCGTTGCTCGAAGACTCGGTATACGGTGTGAGCCTGTTAGTTTTCCATCACATTTTTTGTTAAGATGGAAGGAAACATA TGGTCCAAAATCAAAAGACAAGGAAAACTTTTATATCGACGTCTTCAATGGTGGCGAGTTTCTAACTAAGAAAGATTGTCCAAGAATCGGTGATTCTAAATGTCCAATAGCAAAATATAACGTCCATGAACCAGCATCTGCTGTAGAG gTAATAACAAAAATGGCAAGTAACATAGAAACAGCTGCTAGACAACATACTCAGATAAACATCAGAACTGCAAGACTGCGTTCAGCTCTCGAGCTTCGATATATGATAGAACCAAGTGATACAGACATAATTTTACAACTAGGTCGTATATACCTCTTACAGGATATGGATTTAACCGAATTAGTGAAAATCGTAGAAAATATGCAAAAA GATTCAGAACTGACATCAAGAGGACAGGCAAATGATATTTCCCAAAGGTTTAAAAACATTCAGCAATGTCACAAAAATTTGCAGTTGGAA GAAGAAGTAAAACCGAAGGAAAGAGTGCCAGGCGTGAAATATGCGATAGGATTGATAATGAAACATAAAGTACTTGGATATCTGTGTGTAATAACAGGATGGGATGCACGCCTCGTGCCGTCTCCTAAACGGATGAACGTATGGAATGAAATGAACGTAGACGCAGATACATTCTATAACGTATTTGTGGACGATGGATCGTGTCAGTATGTGGCTCAAG AAAATTTGCAACTCGCTTCGAATCCAGAATGGATAAATCATCATGCGATTGGtaggtatttttataaatttaatggTACTCATTACGTACCAAACGAAGAAGAAGCGAGAGAGTATCCAGAAGATGAAAAAGTTCGCAATGAATTGCTTGCTAAACACGAAATGTCGCGTAATACcacttaa
- the LOC114873231 gene encoding F-box only protein 21-like isoform X1: protein MASNAITSFPEEIIVYILEDKRLNFCDVVNFSSTCKHLYKIVNDSNKLWKTKFFQRWPLLKEAYQTNQRLENQMLVWKEEIKASLSTRRKLIDHLSMMSSKHFRKQELSDVEFKEYNPLFHPEEGAHPLGYYFLVDELMSLIRYPAMASNLTHRYYALKVIRYLKQSHLKNEWQKFISLPAKEQTLEYGATIVAHWSQPERDVSYSSVSSALDNIAQQTKDLLREQYPNHSIFSTPEEQFIQWKNNIIDDNQWSITETKQVTNALCEVLFQKLGFYGNSAMYYSLESSFIDRVLEHKCGIPITLAIVFESVARRLGIRCEPVSFPSHFLLRWKETYGPKSKDKENFYIDVFNGGEFLTKKDCPRIGDSKCPIAKYNVHEPASAVEVITKMASNIETAARQHTQINIRTARLRSALELRYMIEPSDTDIILQLGRIYLLQDMDLTELVKIVENMQKDSELTSRGQANDISQRFKNIQQCHKNLQLEEEVKPKERVPGVKYAIGLIMKHKVLGYLCVITGWDARLVPSPKRMNVWNEMNVDADTFYNVFVDDGSCQYVAQENLQLASNPEWINHHAIGRYFYKFNGTHYVPNEEEAREYPEDEKVRNELLAKHEMSRNTT, encoded by the exons atgGCAAGCAACGCAATAACTTCATTTCCTGAAGAAATAATCGTGTACATCTTGGAAGATAAACGCCTGAACTTTTGCGACGTGGTTAATTTCAGCTCGACATGCAAAcatttgtataaaattgtCAACGACAGTAATAAACTTTGGAAGacaaaattttttcaaag ATGGCCGCTTTTAAAGGAAGCATATCAGACAAATCAGAGATTAGAGAATCAAATGTTGGTTTGGAAGGAGGAGATAAAAGCTAGTCTCAGCACCAGGAGAAAGTTAATTGATCATTTATCTATGATGTCCAGTAAACATTTCAGAAAGCAAGAGTTGTCTGATGTTGAATTTAAAGAATATAATCCTTTGTTTCATCCAGAAGAAGGAGCTCACCCATTAGGTTACTATTTTCTTGTAGATGAACTTATGAGCTTAATCAGATATCCTGCTAT GGCAAGCAATTTAACACACAGATATTATGCTCTCAAAGTTATTCGATATTTGAAACAGAGTCACTTGAAAAACGAGTGGCAAAAGTTTATATCTCTGCCAGCAAAAGAGCAAACCTTAGAATACGGTGCAACTATTGTAGCACATTGGAGTCAGCCAGAAAGAGATGTATCGTACTCATCAGTATCATCAGCCTTAGATAATATTGCACAGCAAACCAAAGACTTACTGAGAGAACAATATCCAAAtcattctatattttcaacTCCAGAAGAGCAGTTTATtcaatggaaaaataatattatagatGACAATCAGTGGAGCATTACAGAAACAAAACAAGTAACAAATGCATTGTGTGAAGTATTATTTCAGAAATTAGGGTTCTATGGGAATAGTGCAATGTATTATTCCTTAGAAAGTTCATTTATAGATCGT GTTTTAGAGCATAAATGCGGGATTCCTATTACTTTAGCAATAGTATTTGAAAGCGTTGCTCGAAGACTCGGTATACGGTGTGAGCCTGTTAGTTTTCCATCACATTTTTTGTTAAGATGGAAGGAAACATA TGGTCCAAAATCAAAAGACAAGGAAAACTTTTATATCGACGTCTTCAATGGTGGCGAGTTTCTAACTAAGAAAGATTGTCCAAGAATCGGTGATTCTAAATGTCCAATAGCAAAATATAACGTCCATGAACCAGCATCTGCTGTAGAG gTAATAACAAAAATGGCAAGTAACATAGAAACAGCTGCTAGACAACATACTCAGATAAACATCAGAACTGCAAGACTGCGTTCAGCTCTCGAGCTTCGATATATGATAGAACCAAGTGATACAGACATAATTTTACAACTAGGTCGTATATACCTCTTACAGGATATGGATTTAACCGAATTAGTGAAAATCGTAGAAAATATGCAAAAA GATTCAGAACTGACATCAAGAGGACAGGCAAATGATATTTCCCAAAGGTTTAAAAACATTCAGCAATGTCACAAAAATTTGCAGTTGGAA GAAGAAGTAAAACCGAAGGAAAGAGTGCCAGGCGTGAAATATGCGATAGGATTGATAATGAAACATAAAGTACTTGGATATCTGTGTGTAATAACAGGATGGGATGCACGCCTCGTGCCGTCTCCTAAACGGATGAACGTATGGAATGAAATGAACGTAGACGCAGATACATTCTATAACGTATTTGTGGACGATGGATCGTGTCAGTATGTGGCTCAAG AAAATTTGCAACTCGCTTCGAATCCAGAATGGATAAATCATCATGCGATTGGtaggtatttttataaatttaatggTACTCATTACGTACCAAACGAAGAAGAAGCGAGAGAGTATCCAGAAGATGAAAAAGTTCGCAATGAATTGCTTGCTAAACACGAAATGTCGCGTAATACcacttaa
- the LOC114873232 gene encoding nuclear cap-binding protein subunit 3-like yields the protein MDELGEPMDVEVEPATDDSKVVDSAETNVKPFNLNDVQVPEVHLDSRYENRGAAFTTGIDIFSKEEKIKMEERAKRFGLTDKIKNNVSNQEQDLYSSMGVAEDNENTKNIRLNVIHMRGTEDMSTKDVFKYFEDYAPASIEWINDVSCNIVWLDNVSAARAMLGLSKKIVGLEKPDQKNTKLFDSNPDEENNVTNNVEMDDDEAPKDTEGDYINIKDISCPLPPGLWRKGIDYPKSKAIFLRFATRADKKQPNAEKMSEYYKKYGNPNFGGIKGILTESRKRMYKQIKQNKRKFKDDSQGDVKDSKRIKNPWGALSESWGLSDAMENDFVERTEPKEQGRSIKERLGVKQPPKDSTHADERQGSSSEGEEDWCKRSKVLRMRMHADDEEEKIHKRRAQLKQTMLSTLNKDNDLRSRLGKSRKGMPQFRDAIQVVVTNTNAAKPNPLKVNDSEEEDGEIIEDNESQEKEEGEWQASDVEEHEEEDDENEDYSDDSDKPAKEVQGPKGSVIKVVQHKPRVASTVWARLNHVKSEVIDNSVKDRQPKVRDLRSTLKGDLRSRIGNHTRGRSPLRIEVKNDKYTEEGSETE from the exons atggaTGAATTAGGTGAGCCTATGGACGTGGAGGTAGAGCCAGCAACTGATGACAGCAAAGTTGTTGATTCTGCTGAAACCAATGTAAAACCGTTTAATTTGAATGATGTACAAGTACCAGAG GTACATTTAGACAGCCGCTATGAAAATCGTGGTGCTGCCTTTACAACAGGTATAGACATATTtagtaaagaagaaaaaatcaagatGGAAGAGAGGGCTAAACGTTTTGGATTAACAGACAAGATAAAAAACAATGTGTCGAACCAAGAGCAAGATTTGTATTCTAG taTGGGTGTTGCAGAAGATAATGAAAATACTAAGAATATTAGACTGAATGTGATACACATGAGGGGCACCGAAGATATGAGTACCAAAGATGTATTCAAGTATTTTGAGGACTATGCTCCAGCATCTATTGAATGGATTAATGATGTATCAT GTAATATAGTATGGTTAGATAATGTGTCTGCAGCTAGAGCAATGTTAGGCTTGTCAAAAAAAATTGTGGGTTTAGAAAAGCCAGATCAAAAAAACACCAAATTATTTGATAGTAATCCagatgaagaaaataatgtaacTAATAATGTTGAAATGGACGATGATGAAGCTCCAAAAGATACAGAAGGAGACTACATAAACATCAAGGATATCAGTTGTCCGTTACCTCCTGGTTTGTGGAGGAAGGGTATAGACTACCCAAAATCTAAAGCAATATTTCTCAGGTTCGCTACTAGAGCAGATAAGAAACAGCCAAATGCTGAAAAGATGAgtgaatattataaaaaatatggaAACCCTAATTTCGGAGGTATCAAAGGAATTTTAACAGAATCTCGTAAGCGAATGTACAAACAAATTAAGCAGAATAAAAGAAAGTTCAAGGATGACTCCCAGGGAGATGTTAAAGATAGCAAACGCATAAAAAATCCATGGGGAGCACTGTCAGAAAGTTGGGGACTCAGTGACGCTATGGAGAACGATTTTGTCGAAAGAACCGAACCCAAGGAACAGGGGCGTAGTATAAAAGAAAGATTAGGTGTAAAGCAACCTCCAAAAGATTCAACACACGCGGATGAACGACAAGGCAGTTCTAGCGAGGGTGAAGAGGACTGGTGTAAAAGAAGTAAAGTGTTGCGAATGCGAATGCATGCAgacgacgaagaagaaaaaatacataaacgtCGTGCGCAACTTAAACAA ACAATGTTAAGCACTTTAAACAAGGATAATGATTTACGTTCAAGGCTTGGCAAGTCGAGAAAAGGAATGCCTCAGTTTCGTGATGCGATTCAAGTAGTTGTAACAAATACAAACGCAGCTAAACCGAATCCATTAAAAGTTAACGATTCAGAG GAAGAAGATGGTGAAATTATAGAAGACAATGAAAGtcaggaaaaagaagaaggcgAATGGCAAGCGTCAGACGTAGAGGAGcatgaagaagaagatgatgaaAATGAAGACTATAGCGACGATAGCGATAAACCTGCAAAGGAAGTACAAGGTCCTAAGGGCAGTGTGATAAAAGTAGTCCAGCATAAACCTCGCGTTGCTTCTACGGTATGGGCGAGACTAAATCACGTAAAAAGCGAAGTCATCGATAACTCTGTCAAAGACAG GCAACCAAAGGTACGAGATCTAAGAAGTACCTTAAAAGGTGATCTTCGATCCCGAATCGGCAATCACACTAGAGGCCGTTCTCCATTAAGGATAGAAGTGAAAAATGACAAATATACAGAGGAAGGAAGTGAAAcggaataa
- the LOC114873233 gene encoding mitogen-activated protein kinase 1 isoform X1: MAGEGSANVNPNCEVVRGQTFEVGPRYTNLSYMGEGAYGMVVSAYDNVTKTKVAIKKISPFEHQTYSQRTLREIKILTRFKHENIIDIRDILRAPTIEQMKDVYIVQCLMETDLYKLLKTQAISNDHICYFLYQILRGLKYIHSANVLHRDLKPSNLLLNTTCDLKICDFGLARVADPEHNHAGFLTEYVATRWYRAPEIMLNSKGYTKSIDIWSVGCILAEMLSRRAIFPGKHYLDQLNHILGVLGSPSTEDLECIINEKARNYLQSLPYKPKVPWTSLFPNADPRALDLLDKMLTFNPNKRIVVEDALAHPYLEQYYDPADEPVAEEPFRFDMELDNLPKEVLKQYIFEETLLFQENHQENPM, encoded by the exons ATGGCGGGCGAAGGTTCTGCAAATGTGAATCCAAATTGTGAGGTCGTTCGGGGACAAACATTCGAAGTTGGCCCACGATATACGAATTTATCGTACATGGGCGAGGGTGCTTACGGGATGGTCGT atctGCTTATGATAATGTAACGAAGACAAAGGTAgctattaaaaaaatttcacctTTTGAACATCAGACATATAGCCAGAGAACtttaagagaaataaaaattttgactAGGTTTAAGCATGAAAAT ataaTAGATATAAGGGATATATTAAGGGCACCTACTATAGAACAAATGAAAGATGTATATATTGTTCAATGTTTAATGGAAACTGATCTCTATAAACTTCTGAAAACACAG GCTATTAGTAACGATCACATATGCTATTTTCTGTACCAAATATTAAGAGGATTAAAGTACATTCATTCCGCAAATGTATTGCACAGAGACTTGAAACCAAGCAACTTGCTGTTGAATACCACCTGTGACCTTAAAATCTGTGATTTTGGTTTAGCCAGAGTTGCCGATCCAGAGCATAATCATGCTGGTTTTCTTACCGAATATGTAGCGACAAGATGGTATAGAGCTCCAGAAATAATGCTCAATTCAAAG GGTTATACTAAGTCTATAGATATTTGGTCGGTTGGTTGTATTCTTGCAGAAATGCTTTCACGGCGAGCAATATTCCCTGGCAAGCATTACTTAGATCAACTGAACCATATATTGGGAGTACTTGGATCACCATCTACCGAAGATCTTGAGTgcattataaatgaaaaa GCGCGAAATTACCTTCAATCTCTACCGTACAAACCAAAGGTTCCATGGACAAGCCTTTTCCCTAATGCTGATCCACGAGCTTTAGATCTTTTAGATAAGATGTTAACTTTTAATCCTAACAAACGAATCGTTGTAGAAGATGCACTCGCGCATCCTTACTTAGAACAATATTACGATCCAGCTGACGAA CCTGTCGCGGAAGAGCCATTTAGGTTTGACATGGAGCTAGACAATCTTCCAAAAGAGGTGTTGAAACAGTATATCTTTGAAGAGACCCTACTATTCCAGGAGAATCATCAAGAGAACCCTATGTAG
- the LOC114873233 gene encoding mitogen-activated protein kinase 1 isoform X2, with the protein MKDVYIVQCLMETDLYKLLKTQAISNDHICYFLYQILRGLKYIHSANVLHRDLKPSNLLLNTTCDLKICDFGLARVADPEHNHAGFLTEYVATRWYRAPEIMLNSKGYTKSIDIWSVGCILAEMLSRRAIFPGKHYLDQLNHILGVLGSPSTEDLECIINEKARNYLQSLPYKPKVPWTSLFPNADPRALDLLDKMLTFNPNKRIVVEDALAHPYLEQYYDPADEPVAEEPFRFDMELDNLPKEVLKQYIFEETLLFQENHQENPM; encoded by the exons ATGAAAGATGTATATATTGTTCAATGTTTAATGGAAACTGATCTCTATAAACTTCTGAAAACACAG GCTATTAGTAACGATCACATATGCTATTTTCTGTACCAAATATTAAGAGGATTAAAGTACATTCATTCCGCAAATGTATTGCACAGAGACTTGAAACCAAGCAACTTGCTGTTGAATACCACCTGTGACCTTAAAATCTGTGATTTTGGTTTAGCCAGAGTTGCCGATCCAGAGCATAATCATGCTGGTTTTCTTACCGAATATGTAGCGACAAGATGGTATAGAGCTCCAGAAATAATGCTCAATTCAAAG GGTTATACTAAGTCTATAGATATTTGGTCGGTTGGTTGTATTCTTGCAGAAATGCTTTCACGGCGAGCAATATTCCCTGGCAAGCATTACTTAGATCAACTGAACCATATATTGGGAGTACTTGGATCACCATCTACCGAAGATCTTGAGTgcattataaatgaaaaa GCGCGAAATTACCTTCAATCTCTACCGTACAAACCAAAGGTTCCATGGACAAGCCTTTTCCCTAATGCTGATCCACGAGCTTTAGATCTTTTAGATAAGATGTTAACTTTTAATCCTAACAAACGAATCGTTGTAGAAGATGCACTCGCGCATCCTTACTTAGAACAATATTACGATCCAGCTGACGAA CCTGTCGCGGAAGAGCCATTTAGGTTTGACATGGAGCTAGACAATCTTCCAAAAGAGGTGTTGAAACAGTATATCTTTGAAGAGACCCTACTATTCCAGGAGAATCATCAAGAGAACCCTATGTAG
- the LOC114873235 gene encoding DNA-directed RNA polymerase II subunit RPB11: protein MNAPPTFESFLLYEGEKKIIKEQDTKVPNAAIFTVNKEDHTLGNMIRNQLLKDPQVLFAGYKVPHPLEHKFVIRIQTTSDYTPHEAFMHAITDLIAELSLFEERFKEAIKEKKEGLD, encoded by the exons ATGAATGCACCTCCGACCTTTGAATCATTTCTACTGTACGAAGGAGAGAAAAA AATTATCAAGGAACAAGACACAAAGGTTCCCAATGCTGCAATTTTCACAGTTAATAAGGAAGATCATACTCTTGGAAATATGATCCGCAA cCAACTGCTAAAAGACCCTCAAGTTTTGTTTGCTGGATACAAAGTGCCCCATCCACTAGAACACAAATTTGTTATCAGGATTCAAACAACATCAGACTATACACCACACGAAGCTTTTATGCATGCAATTACAGATCTTATAGCAGAACTTTCATTATTTGAAGAACGTTTCAAG GAAGcaattaaagagaaaaaagaaggttTGGACTAA